A DNA window from Bos mutus isolate GX-2022 chromosome 11, NWIPB_WYAK_1.1, whole genome shotgun sequence contains the following coding sequences:
- the ENTPD8 gene encoding ectonucleoside triphosphate diphosphohydrolase 8: protein MGVGWQQVDSAGQAPESQQPVQLPPHGLPLLIDSPGVGCLSPGEDKGRSSQWSRGAPAAPRVPVLPPSMGLTWKQRVFTALLGAAAVSGLTALLLVLVGTMNVLLPPDTKFGIVFDAGSSHTSLFVYQWPANKENDTGIVSQALACQAEGPGISSYASDPARVGESLQGCLEEALALIPKAKHHETPMFLGATAGMRLLSRKNRSQAEDVFAAVSRALGQSPVDFRGAELLTGQDEGAFGWITINYILGLLVKYSFSGEWIRPLEETLVGALDMGGASTQITFVPGGPILDKTAQATFRLYGADHTVYTHSYLCFGRDQALSRLLAELVQASTGLLIRHPCYHSGYRGTLALASLYESPCAPAAPPDLSQNLTVEGTGNPGACVEALRKLFNFSSCDGREDCAFAGVYQPPVQGQFYAFSNFYYTFNFLNLTSKPSLSGANATIWEFCLWPWKLVEASAPPGQDRWLRDYCASGLYILTLLVEGYGFSEETWGGIEFRQQAGGADIGWTLGYMLNLTNLIPAEAPAQGWAQSFGVWVAGVVFVVLTLAATLGAVAVQVFWLQD from the exons atgggggtggggtggcagcaGGTGGACAGCGCCGGGCAGGCACCCGAGAGCCAGCAGCCGGTCCAGCTCCCTCCTCACGGCCTCCCACTGCTCATCGACAGCCCAG GAGTGGGCTGCCTGAGCCCCGGGGAGGACAAGGGGCGCTCCAGCCAGTGGAGTCGGGGTGCCCCCGCGGCCCCACGGGTGCCAGTCCTGCCCCCCAGCATGGGGCTGACCTGGAAGCAACGGGTCTTCACGGCTCTGCTGGGCGCCGCAGCGGTCTCAGGCCTCACCGCGCTGCTTCTCGTCCTGGTGGGGACCATGAACGTCCTCCTGCCTCCAGACACCAAG TTTGGGATCGTGTTCGACGCTGGGTCCTCCCACACGTCCCTCTTTGTGTATCAGTGGCCGGCCAACAAGGAGAACGACACCGGCATAGTCAGCCAGGCCCTGGCCTGCCAGGCGGAAG GGCCTGGAATCTCGTCTTACGCCTCCGACCCTGCGCGGGTTGGCGAGAGCCTgcagggctgcctggaggaggcgcTAGCACTGATCCCAAAGGCCAAGCATCATGAGACACCCATGTTCCTGGGGGCCACTGCAGGCATGCGGCTGCTCAG CCGCAAGAATCGCTCCCAGGCGGAGGACGTGTTCGCCGCGGTCAGCCGGGCCCTGGGCCAGTCACCGGTGGACTTCCGGGGCGCAGAGCTCCTGACGGGGCAGGACGAAGGCGCCTTTGGTTGGATCACCATCAACTACATCCTTGGCCTGCTGGTGAAG TATTCCTTCTCTGGAGAGTGGATCCGGCCTCTGGAGGAGACGCTGGTGGGCGCCCTGGACATGGGTGGGGCCTCCACCCAGATTACCTTTGTACCTGGAGGCCCCATCCTGGACAAGACCGCCCAGGCCACCTTCCGCCTCTACGGTGCCGACCACACCGTCTACACCCACAGCTACCTCTGCTTCGGGCGCGACCAGGCGCTGAGCAGGCTGCTGGCCGAGCTGGTGCAG GCCAGCACGGGCCTCCTGATCCGCCACCCCTGCTACCACAGCGGCTACCGGGGCACGCTGGCCCTGGCGTCCCTGTATGAGTCGCCCTGCGCCCCGGCAGCGCCCCCCGACCTCAGCCAGAACCTCACCGTGGAGGGCACGGGGAACCCCGGGGCCTGCGTCGAGGCCCTCCGGAAGCTCTTCAATTTCTCCAGCTGTGACGGCCGAGAAGACTGTGCCTTCGCCGGGGTCTACCAGCCCCCCGTGCAGGGCCAGTTCTAC GCTTTCTCCAACTTCTACTACACCTTCAACTTCCTGAACCTCACCTCCAAGCCGTCACTGAGTGGGGCCAACGCCACCATCTGGGAGTTCTGCCTGTGGCCCTGGAAGCTG GTGGAGGCGAGCGCGCCCCCGGGCCAGGACCGCTGGCTGCGGGACTACTGTGCCTCGGGCCTATACATCCTCACGCTCCTGGTCGAGGGCTACGGGTTCAGTGAGGAGACCTGGGGAGGCATCGAGTTCCGCCAGCAG GCAGGCGGCGCTGACATCGGCTGGACGCTGGGCTACATGCTGAACCTGACCAACCTGATCCCGGCCGAGGCGCCCGCCCAGGGTTGGGCACAGAGCTTCGGCGTCTGGGTGGCCGGGGTCGTCTTCGTGGTGCTGACGCTCGCGGCCACCCTGGGTGCCGTGGCAGTGCAGGTCTTCTGGCTCCAGGACTAG